In Rhizophagus irregularis chromosome 19, complete sequence, the following are encoded in one genomic region:
- a CDS encoding vacuolar transporter chaperone encodes MSTQPLLQAQKRIALPTRVEPKVFFANERTFLSWLQFTVVLGGLALGLLNFGDKVGKISAAIFTFVAMAIMLYALLIYHWRATKIRKRESGPYDDRYGPTVLCFFLVGAVVTNFILRFTNDK; translated from the exons atgtctACTCAACCACTTCTTCAAGCTCAAAAACGTATAGCTCTTCCTACTAGGGTTGAACCTAAA GTATTTTTCGCAAATGAAAGAACCTTCCTTTCCTGGCTGCAATTTACAGTCGTATTAGGCGGCCTTGCGCTTGGACTTCTTAACTTTGGAGACAAAGTTGGGAAGATTTCTGCCGCTATATTTACGTTTGTTG CTATGGCCATTATGCTCTACGCTCTGTTAATATATCATTGGAGAGCGACCAAGATAAGAAAGAGAGAATCAGGTCCTTATGATGATAGGTACGGGCCGACTGTGCTCTGCTTTTTCCTCGTGG GTGCCGTGGTAACTAATTTTATCCTTCGTTTCACGaatgataaataa